In the Ramlibacter tataouinensis TTB310 genome, one interval contains:
- a CDS encoding UvrD-helicase domain-containing protein yields the protein MFPELQAADSPLLQHLNPEQRAAVTLPNEHALILAGAGSGKTRVLTTRIAWLLSTGQVSPGGVMAVTFTNKAAKEMMTRLSAMLPVNVRGMWIGTFHGLCNRFLRAHYKLANLPQSFQILDTQDQLSAIKRLMKQHNVDEERFPAKETQWFIAGCKEDGLRPGDVEVRSEEDRRKVEIYQLYEEQCQREGVVDFGELMLRSYELMRDNGPIREHYQRRFRHILIDEFQDTNRLQYAWIKMFAGDPTGTSGSSNAVFAVGDDDQSIYAFRGARVGNMADFVREFQVAHQIKLEQNYRSYSNILDSANALISHNRTRLGKNLRTDQGPGEPVRVYEAPTDLAEAQWMVEELRHLVRGEGTSEGIPRHEIAILYRSNAQSRVIETALFNAAVPYRVYGGLRFFERAEIKHALAYLRLLENPQDDTSFLRVVNFPPRGIGARSVEQLQDAARAARCSLHDAVSATTGKAGANLGAFVAKIDVLREQTQNLSLREIIDLVLQHSGLVEHYKTEREGADRIENLEELVNAAESFVTQEGFGRDAVALPVDELRQSPASQGLDANLPQLNEPAPDYVPPDAETGETLSPLAAFLTHAALESGDNQAQAGQDAVQLMTVHSAKGLEFDCVFVSGLEEGLFPSERSMSDYEGLEEERRLMYVAITRARKRLYLSYSQTRLLHGQTRYNIKSRFFDELPEHALKWLTPKNQNFGGSAFGFGSGYPSTRHAGGGLPRDLAPGHFASPPVPAQKAAPSHGLRSGMQVFHAKFGEGTVLMLEGSGDDARAQINFPRHGIKWLALSVAKLTPVA from the coding sequence ATGTTCCCAGAACTCCAGGCAGCCGACTCGCCGCTGCTGCAGCACCTCAATCCCGAGCAGCGGGCGGCGGTGACGCTGCCCAACGAGCATGCCCTCATCCTGGCCGGCGCCGGCTCGGGCAAGACGCGCGTGCTCACTACCCGCATCGCCTGGCTGCTGTCCACCGGCCAGGTCTCGCCGGGCGGTGTGATGGCGGTGACCTTCACCAACAAGGCGGCCAAGGAGATGATGACCCGCCTGTCCGCCATGCTGCCGGTGAACGTGCGCGGCATGTGGATAGGCACCTTCCACGGGCTGTGCAACCGCTTCCTGCGCGCGCACTACAAGCTGGCCAACCTGCCGCAGAGCTTCCAGATCCTGGACACGCAGGACCAGCTGTCGGCGATCAAGCGCCTGATGAAGCAGCACAACGTCGACGAGGAGCGCTTCCCGGCCAAGGAGACGCAGTGGTTCATCGCCGGCTGCAAGGAGGACGGCCTGCGCCCCGGCGACGTCGAGGTGCGCAGCGAGGAGGACCGGCGCAAGGTCGAGATCTACCAGCTGTACGAGGAGCAGTGCCAGCGCGAGGGCGTGGTCGACTTCGGCGAGCTGATGCTGCGCAGCTATGAACTGATGCGCGACAACGGCCCCATCCGCGAGCACTACCAGCGGCGCTTCCGCCACATCCTGATCGACGAGTTCCAGGACACCAACCGGCTGCAGTACGCCTGGATCAAGATGTTCGCCGGGGATCCGACGGGAACCTCCGGTTCGTCCAACGCGGTGTTCGCGGTGGGCGACGACGACCAGAGCATCTACGCCTTCCGCGGCGCACGCGTGGGCAACATGGCCGACTTCGTGCGCGAGTTCCAGGTCGCGCACCAGATCAAGCTGGAGCAGAACTACCGCAGCTACAGCAACATCCTGGACTCGGCCAACGCGCTGATCAGCCACAACCGCACCCGCCTGGGCAAGAACCTGCGCACGGACCAGGGTCCCGGCGAGCCGGTGCGGGTGTACGAGGCGCCCACCGACCTGGCCGAGGCGCAGTGGATGGTGGAGGAGCTGCGCCACCTGGTGCGCGGCGAGGGCACCAGCGAGGGCATCCCGCGCCACGAGATCGCCATCCTCTACCGCAGCAACGCGCAGAGCCGGGTGATCGAGACCGCGCTGTTCAACGCCGCCGTGCCTTACCGGGTGTACGGGGGCTTGCGCTTCTTCGAGCGGGCGGAGATCAAGCATGCGCTGGCCTACCTGCGCCTGCTGGAGAACCCGCAGGACGACACCTCGTTCCTGCGGGTGGTGAACTTCCCGCCGCGCGGCATAGGCGCGCGCAGCGTCGAGCAGCTGCAGGACGCGGCCCGCGCCGCCCGCTGCTCGCTGCACGACGCGGTGAGCGCCACCACCGGCAAGGCGGGGGCCAACCTGGGCGCCTTCGTCGCCAAGATCGACGTGCTGCGCGAGCAGACGCAGAACCTGTCGCTGCGCGAGATCATCGATCTGGTGCTGCAGCACTCCGGCCTGGTCGAGCACTACAAGACCGAGCGCGAGGGTGCCGATCGCATCGAGAACCTGGAAGAACTGGTCAACGCCGCCGAGAGCTTCGTCACCCAGGAGGGCTTCGGCCGCGACGCCGTGGCGCTGCCGGTGGACGAGCTGCGCCAGTCGCCGGCCAGCCAGGGGCTGGATGCGAACCTGCCGCAGCTGAACGAGCCCGCGCCGGACTACGTCCCGCCCGATGCCGAGACCGGCGAGACGCTGTCGCCGCTGGCCGCGTTCCTGACCCACGCCGCGCTGGAGTCCGGTGACAACCAGGCCCAGGCCGGGCAGGACGCGGTGCAGCTGATGACGGTGCACTCGGCCAAGGGCCTGGAGTTCGACTGCGTGTTCGTCAGCGGCCTGGAGGAGGGCCTGTTCCCCAGCGAGCGCTCGATGTCCGACTACGAGGGGCTGGAGGAGGAGCGCCGGCTGATGTACGTGGCCATCACGCGCGCCAGGAAGCGGCTGTACCTGAGCTATTCGCAGACGCGGCTGCTGCACGGCCAGACCCGCTACAACATCAAGAGCCGCTTCTTCGACGAGCTGCCCGAGCACGCGCTCAAGTGGCTCACGCCCAAGAACCAGAACTTCGGCGGCTCGGCCTTCGGTTTCGGCTCGGGCTATCCCAGCACGCGGCACGCGGGCGGCGGCTTGCCGCGCGACCTGGCGCCCGGCCACTTCGCCAGCCCGCCGGTGCCGGCGCAGAAGGCCGCGCCCTCGCACGGCCTGCGCTCGGGCATGCAGGTGTTCCACGCCAAGTTCGGCGAGGGCACGGTGCTGATGCTGGAGGGCTCGGGCGACGACGCGCGCGCCCAGATCAACTTCCCGCGGCACGGCATCAAGTGGCTGGCCCTGTCGGTGGCCAAGCTCACGCCCGTGGCCTGA
- a CDS encoding response regulator: MRHVLVVDDEQELTFLFQAYLEDAGYRVTVANDGLMGLAADERDPADAVITDLTMPRMNGRDMLLRLRERRPQVPAIVVTGYSAAAAGLGSQRTVVLAKPVALETVARRLADLLADQQTAQGLR; encoded by the coding sequence ATGCGGCACGTGCTGGTGGTGGACGACGAGCAGGAGCTCACCTTCCTGTTCCAGGCCTACCTGGAGGACGCCGGCTACCGCGTGACGGTGGCGAACGACGGCCTGATGGGGCTGGCGGCGGACGAACGCGACCCGGCCGACGCGGTGATCACCGACCTGACCATGCCGCGCATGAACGGCCGCGACATGCTGCTGCGCCTGCGGGAGCGCCGCCCGCAGGTGCCCGCCATCGTGGTGACCGGCTACAGCGCCGCCGCGGCCGGCCTGGGCAGCCAGCGCACCGTGGTGCTGGCCAAGCCCGTGGCGCTGGAGACCGTGGCGCGCCGGCTGGCCGACCTGCTGGCCGACCAGCAGACGGCGCAGGGCCTGCGCTGA
- a CDS encoding histidine kinase famiy protein has protein sequence MATGRKNNDTDQPQLDTEREGQGAGVPATGNLFFAAVEMTRMPMVVTDPHQPDNPIAFVNDAFLDMTGYEEAEVLGRNCRILQGPETDSETVAEIRTALAEQRAVAVDILNYKADGTPFWNALFIGPIFDSRGRLIHWSSSQMDITRRRMSEQSLRQAQKMEAIGQLTAGLAHDFNNLLQAISGNLELAAHHAAGHPVLESAIERASRAAHKGGCLTQQLLTFARKQRLDPRRVNLNTLVVEFSEMLVRSMGGQVELQLDLHPGLPACVVDPTHLQMALLNVVINARDAMPQGGRATVGTSVVQDARRTDAHPLPAGGCVVLWVADQGRGMTSEVRRRAIEPFFTTKEPGTGLGLAMVHGFVQQSHGRLEIDSAPERGTTVRMIFPVAQDRAAGAAPPAMPAVRTGPDTATILLVEDSEDVRQVADHYLRSLGYQVLAASSGEEALDLLAHAGGVDLLFTDVIMPGGMNGLQLAERVRQRQPGLPVLLTTGYMDELASQGAQLPSMAVLGKPYRRNELAESIRTALGRTPAPAGQEG, from the coding sequence ATGGCCACAGGCCGCAAGAACAACGACACCGACCAGCCACAGCTGGACACCGAGCGCGAGGGACAAGGCGCGGGCGTTCCCGCGACCGGCAACCTGTTCTTCGCCGCCGTGGAAATGACGCGCATGCCCATGGTGGTCACGGACCCGCACCAGCCGGACAACCCGATTGCCTTCGTCAACGACGCCTTCCTCGACATGACCGGCTACGAGGAGGCCGAGGTGCTGGGCCGCAACTGCCGCATCCTGCAGGGCCCGGAAACTGACTCGGAGACGGTGGCCGAGATCCGCACGGCGCTGGCCGAGCAGCGAGCGGTGGCGGTGGACATCCTCAACTACAAGGCCGACGGCACGCCGTTCTGGAATGCGCTGTTCATCGGCCCCATCTTTGACAGCCGGGGCCGGCTGATCCACTGGTCCTCCTCGCAGATGGACATCACCCGGCGGCGCATGTCCGAGCAGTCGCTGCGCCAGGCGCAGAAGATGGAGGCGATCGGCCAGCTCACCGCCGGCCTGGCGCACGACTTCAACAACCTGCTGCAGGCGATCTCGGGCAACCTGGAACTGGCCGCGCACCACGCGGCGGGCCATCCGGTCCTGGAAAGCGCCATCGAACGCGCCTCGCGGGCCGCCCACAAGGGCGGCTGCCTCACGCAGCAGCTGCTGACGTTCGCCCGCAAGCAGCGCCTCGATCCCCGGCGCGTCAACCTCAACACCCTGGTGGTGGAATTCAGCGAGATGCTGGTGCGCAGCATGGGCGGGCAGGTGGAGCTGCAGCTGGACCTGCATCCGGGCCTGCCGGCCTGCGTGGTGGATCCGACGCACCTGCAGATGGCGCTGCTGAACGTGGTGATCAACGCCCGCGACGCCATGCCGCAGGGCGGCCGCGCCACGGTGGGCACCTCCGTCGTGCAGGACGCGCGGCGCACCGACGCGCACCCGCTGCCGGCCGGCGGCTGCGTGGTGCTGTGGGTGGCCGACCAGGGCCGCGGCATGACATCCGAGGTGCGGCGCCGCGCCATCGAGCCTTTCTTCACGACCAAGGAGCCCGGCACCGGCCTGGGGCTGGCCATGGTGCACGGCTTCGTGCAGCAGTCGCACGGCCGGCTGGAGATCGACAGCGCGCCGGAGCGCGGCACCACCGTTCGCATGATCTTCCCCGTGGCGCAGGACCGCGCGGCGGGCGCCGCGCCGCCCGCCATGCCGGCGGTTCGGACCGGACCGGACACCGCGACCATCCTGCTGGTGGAAGACAGCGAGGACGTGCGCCAGGTGGCCGACCACTACCTGCGCTCGCTGGGCTACCAGGTGCTGGCGGCCTCCAGCGGCGAGGAGGCGCTGGACCTGCTGGCGCATGCCGGTGGGGTGGACCTGCTGTTCACCGACGTGATCATGCCCGGCGGCATGAACGGGCTGCAGCTGGCCGAACGCGTGCGCCAGCGCCAGCCGGGCTTGCCCGTGCTGCTGACGACCGGCTACATGGACGAACTGGCATCCCAGGGCGCCCAGCTCCCGTCGATGGCGGTGCTGGGCAAACCCTACCGCCGCAATGAATTGGCCGAGTCCATCCGCACCGCGCTCGGCCGCACGCCCGCGCCGGCCGGGCAGGAGGGTTGA